Proteins encoded by one window of Pseudomonas tructae:
- a CDS encoding methionine ABC transporter ATP-binding protein codes for MIEFQNVHKTYRVAGRDIPALHPTNLSVEDGQVFGLIGHSGAGKSTLLRLINRLEAPSGGKIIVDGEDVTAFNANDLRRFRQQVGMIFQHFNLLASKTVADNVALPLTLAGQLSRKEIDTRVNELLARVGLADHAKKYPAQLSGGQKQRVGIARALATKPKILLCDEATSALDPQTTASVLQLLAEINRELKLTIVLITHEMDVIRRVCDRVAVMDAGRIVEQGPVADVFLHPQHPTTKRFVQEDEQVDENEQRDDFAHVPGRIVRLTFQGDSTYAPLLGTVARETGVDYSILAGRIDRIKDTPYGQLTLAVTGGDMEAAFARFTAADVHMEVLR; via the coding sequence GTGATCGAGTTTCAAAATGTCCACAAGACCTACCGCGTCGCCGGTAGGGATATCCCCGCACTGCACCCGACCAACCTGAGCGTCGAAGACGGCCAGGTGTTCGGGCTGATCGGCCATTCCGGCGCCGGTAAAAGTACCCTGCTGCGCCTGATCAACCGCCTGGAAGCGCCGAGCGGCGGCAAGATCATCGTCGACGGCGAAGACGTCACTGCGTTCAACGCCAACGACCTGCGGCGATTCCGCCAGCAAGTCGGGATGATCTTCCAGCACTTCAACTTGCTGGCCTCCAAGACAGTCGCCGACAACGTGGCCTTGCCACTGACCCTGGCAGGCCAACTGTCGCGCAAGGAAATCGACACCCGCGTCAACGAACTGCTGGCCCGTGTCGGCCTGGCCGATCACGCGAAGAAATACCCGGCGCAGCTCTCCGGCGGTCAGAAGCAGCGCGTCGGCATCGCCCGCGCCCTGGCCACCAAGCCGAAGATCCTGTTGTGTGACGAGGCCACCAGCGCCCTCGACCCGCAGACCACGGCCTCGGTGCTGCAGTTGCTGGCCGAGATCAACCGCGAACTGAAGCTGACCATCGTGCTGATCACCCATGAAATGGACGTGATTCGCCGGGTCTGTGATCGCGTGGCCGTAATGGACGCTGGACGGATCGTCGAACAAGGCCCGGTGGCCGATGTGTTCCTGCACCCGCAGCACCCGACCACCAAGCGCTTCGTCCAGGAAGACGAGCAGGTTGACGAGAACGAGCAGCGCGACGACTTCGCCCACGTACCAGGGCGCATTGTGCGCCTGACCTTCCAGGGCGATTCGACCTACGCACCACTGCTGGGCACCGTCGCCCGGGAAACCGGTGTGGACTACAGCATCCTGGCCGGACGTATCGATCGCATCAAGGACACCCCCTATGGGCAGCTGACCCTGGCCGTCACTGGCGGCGACATGGAAGCGGCGTTCGCCCGCTTCACTGCAGCTGATGTTCATATGGAGGTACTGCGTTAA
- a CDS encoding cytochrome c oxidase subunit 3, with protein MASHEHYYVPAQSKWPIIATVGMFITVFGLGTWFNDLKAGRPESHGPWIFFFGALCLAYMLFGWFGAVVKESRAGLYSPQLDRSFRWGMSWFIFSEVMFFIAFFGALFYVRNLAGPWLGGEGAKGVAHMLWPNFEFSWPLLHTPDPKLFPPPKDIIDPWHLPLINTILLVSSSVTITIAHHALRKNHRGALKAWLALTILLGLSFLVLQAYEYHEAYNELGLTLGSGIYGATFFMLTGFHGAHVTMGTLILIVMLVRILRGHFNADKHFGFEAASWYWHFVDVVWVGLFIFVYVL; from the coding sequence ATGGCTTCCCATGAGCACTATTACGTCCCGGCGCAAAGCAAGTGGCCGATCATTGCCACGGTCGGCATGTTCATCACGGTGTTCGGCCTGGGCACCTGGTTCAATGACCTCAAGGCCGGGCGGCCGGAGTCCCATGGGCCGTGGATTTTTTTCTTCGGTGCGTTGTGCCTGGCCTACATGCTGTTCGGCTGGTTTGGCGCGGTGGTCAAGGAGAGCCGCGCCGGGCTCTACAGCCCACAGCTGGACCGCTCGTTCCGCTGGGGCATGTCCTGGTTCATCTTCTCCGAGGTGATGTTCTTCATCGCCTTTTTCGGCGCCCTGTTCTATGTGCGTAACCTGGCCGGCCCCTGGCTCGGTGGGGAAGGCGCCAAGGGTGTGGCGCACATGCTCTGGCCGAATTTCGAGTTCTCCTGGCCGCTGCTGCATACGCCGGACCCGAAATTGTTCCCGCCGCCCAAGGACATCATCGACCCCTGGCACTTGCCGTTGATCAACACCATTTTGCTGGTCAGCTCCAGTGTCACCATCACCATCGCCCACCATGCCCTGCGCAAGAACCACCGTGGAGCGCTGAAGGCCTGGTTGGCGTTGACCATCCTCCTCGGCCTGAGCTTCCTGGTACTGCAGGCATACGAGTATCACGAAGCCTATAACGAGTTGGGCCTGACCCTGGGCTCGGGCATTTACGGCGCTACGTTCTTCATGCTCACAGGTTTCCACGGCGCCCACGTGACCATGGGCACCCTGATTTTGATCGTGATGCTGGTACGCATCCTGCGGGGGCATTTCAACGCCGACAAACACTTCGGCTTCGAGGCGGCCAGCTGGTACTGGCACTTCGTGGATGTGGTCTGGGTGGGGCTGTTTATCTTCGTTTACGTGCTGTAG
- the cyoE gene encoding heme o synthase, whose amino-acid sequence MATLLSERRLQAGWRDYLELTKPKVVVLMLITSLVGMFLATRAGVPWTILLFGNLGIACCAGGAAVVNHVVDRRIDALMARTHKRPIAEGRVAPAAALTFALVLAVVGMALLLVFTNALTAWLTLASLLGYAVIYTGFLKRATPQNIVIGGLAGAAPPLLGWVAISGHISAEPLLLVLIIFAWTPPHFWALAIHRKEEYAKADIPMLPVTHGEHYTKVHILLYTLVLLAVSLLPYAIHMSGPLYLACALVLGGRFLQWAWVLYRGSRPHAAIKTFKYSIWYLLLLFIALLVDHYLLLNL is encoded by the coding sequence ATGGCGACGCTTCTAAGTGAACGCAGGCTACAAGCGGGCTGGCGCGACTACCTGGAGCTGACTAAACCCAAGGTGGTGGTGCTGATGCTGATCACCTCGCTGGTCGGCATGTTCCTCGCCACCCGCGCCGGAGTGCCATGGACCATCCTGCTGTTCGGCAACCTGGGCATCGCCTGTTGCGCCGGCGGTGCGGCGGTGGTCAATCATGTGGTCGACCGGCGCATCGATGCGCTGATGGCACGCACACACAAGCGCCCGATCGCCGAAGGGCGGGTGGCGCCGGCGGCGGCGCTGACCTTTGCGCTGGTGTTGGCGGTCGTGGGCATGGCATTGCTGCTGGTGTTCACCAATGCCCTGACCGCCTGGCTGACCCTGGCCTCGTTGCTGGGCTACGCGGTGATCTACACCGGTTTTCTCAAGCGTGCCACCCCGCAGAACATCGTTATCGGCGGCCTGGCGGGCGCTGCACCGCCGCTGCTGGGCTGGGTGGCGATCAGCGGGCACATCAGCGCCGAACCGCTGTTGCTGGTACTGATCATCTTCGCCTGGACGCCACCGCACTTCTGGGCGCTGGCCATTCACCGCAAGGAGGAATACGCCAAGGCTGATATTCCAATGCTGCCGGTGACCCATGGCGAGCACTACACCAAGGTGCATATCCTGCTGTACACCCTGGTACTGCTGGCGGTCAGCCTGCTGCCCTATGCCATTCACATGAGTGGCCCGTTGTACCTGGCCTGTGCCCTGGTCCTGGGCGGGCGCTTCCTGCAGTGGGCCTGGGTGTTGTACCGTGGCAGTCGGCCGCACGCGGCGATCAAGACCTTCAAGTACTCTATCTGGTACCTGCTGTTGCTGTTCATCGCGCTGCTTGTTGACCACTACTTACTGTTGAACCTATGA
- a CDS encoding MetQ/NlpA family ABC transporter substrate-binding protein, with translation MKKLLAVVAAVAAFSAQAETLTVAATPVPHAEILEFVKPALAKEGVDLKVKVFTDYIQPNVQVAEKRLDANFFQHQPYLDEFNKAKGTSLVSVAGVHLEPLGAYSSKYKKLDELPSTANVVIPNDATNGGRALLLLEKAGVIKLKDKTNILSSVKDIVENPKNLKFRELEAATIPRVLTQVDLALINTNYALEAKLNPEKDALVIEGSDSPYVNILVTRADNKDADAVKKLVAALHTPEVKKFIEEKYKGAVKPAF, from the coding sequence ATGAAAAAGCTGCTTGCTGTTGTCGCCGCCGTCGCGGCCTTCTCGGCCCAGGCCGAGACCCTGACCGTCGCTGCCACCCCGGTGCCGCACGCCGAGATCCTCGAGTTCGTCAAACCGGCCCTGGCCAAAGAAGGCGTGGACTTGAAGGTGAAGGTGTTCACCGACTACATCCAGCCAAACGTGCAAGTGGCCGAAAAACGCCTGGACGCCAACTTCTTCCAGCACCAGCCGTACCTGGATGAGTTCAACAAGGCAAAGGGCACTAGTCTGGTCAGCGTTGCCGGTGTGCACCTGGAGCCGCTGGGCGCCTATTCGAGCAAGTACAAGAAGCTCGACGAGCTGCCGTCGACGGCCAACGTGGTCATCCCCAACGACGCCACCAACGGCGGCCGTGCCTTGCTGCTGCTGGAAAAGGCCGGTGTGATCAAGCTCAAAGACAAAACCAACATCCTCTCGAGCGTCAAAGACATCGTCGAGAATCCTAAGAACCTGAAATTCCGTGAGCTGGAAGCTGCCACCATCCCGCGCGTGCTGACCCAGGTCGACCTGGCGCTGATCAACACCAACTACGCGCTGGAAGCCAAGCTCAATCCTGAAAAAGACGCCCTGGTCATCGAAGGCAGCGACTCGCCTTACGTGAACATCCTGGTAACCCGCGCCGACAACAAGGACGCGGACGCGGTGAAGAAGCTGGTTGCAGCCCTGCACACGCCGGAAGTGAAGAAGTTCATCGAAGAGAAGTACAAGGGCGCGGTCAAGCCGGCGTTCTGA
- a CDS encoding SCO family protein, giving the protein MTRTQKTVFILVALVAVILGLTVNKVLNGRSEGNPTALIDAGIILLPQSRTVPAVEMTDEQGQPLVMDELKGKWSLLFFGYTFCPDICPTTLAQLRQVKSELPKEAVERLQVVLVSVDPNRDTPAQLKQYLGYFDKDFRGVTGPLDNIQKLANAVSIPFIPADTSKPNYTVDHSGNLALLGPDGKQRGFIRAPFNNQKLVAQLPGLVKRD; this is encoded by the coding sequence ATGACTCGAACCCAGAAAACCGTCTTTATTCTCGTTGCCCTGGTCGCCGTGATCCTCGGGCTTACTGTCAACAAGGTGCTCAACGGCCGTAGCGAAGGCAACCCGACCGCGCTGATCGATGCTGGCATCATCCTGCTGCCGCAGAGCCGCACCGTGCCCGCCGTGGAGATGACCGACGAGCAGGGCCAGCCGCTGGTGATGGACGAGCTCAAGGGCAAATGGTCGCTGTTGTTCTTCGGCTACACCTTCTGCCCGGACATCTGCCCGACTACCCTCGCCCAACTGCGCCAGGTAAAGAGCGAGCTGCCCAAGGAGGCTGTGGAGCGCTTGCAAGTGGTGTTGGTCAGTGTTGACCCGAACCGCGACACCCCGGCACAACTGAAGCAGTACCTGGGTTATTTCGACAAGGATTTTCGTGGGGTGACCGGCCCGCTGGACAACATCCAGAAGCTGGCCAATGCGGTGAGCATTCCGTTCATTCCGGCCGATACCAGCAAGCCGAACTACACGGTTGATCACAGTGGCAACCTGGCGCTGTTGGGACCCGATGGCAAGCAGCGCGGGTTTATCCGGGCGCCGTTCAACAACCAGAAGCTGGTTGCGCAGTTGCCTGGGCTGGTTAAACGCGATTAA
- a CDS encoding methionine ABC transporter permease: protein MDALSFFANVDWAEIWLATIDTMIMLFGSLFFTVLLGLPLGVLLFLCGPRQLFEQKGVYALLSLVVNILRSLPFIILLIVMIPFTVLITGTSLGVAGAIPPLVVGATPFFARLVETALREVDRGIIEATQSMGASTRQIIVNALLPEARPGIFAAITVTAITLVSYTAMAGVVGAGGLGDLAIRFGYQRFQTDVMVVTVVLLLVLVQVLQSVGDKLVVHFSRK, encoded by the coding sequence ATGGACGCCTTGAGTTTCTTTGCCAACGTCGACTGGGCCGAAATCTGGCTGGCCACGATCGACACCATGATCATGCTGTTCGGCTCGCTGTTCTTCACCGTGCTGCTCGGCCTGCCCCTGGGCGTGCTGCTGTTCCTTTGCGGTCCGCGCCAGCTGTTCGAACAGAAGGGCGTGTATGCACTGTTGTCGCTGGTGGTGAACATCCTGCGCTCGCTGCCGTTCATCATCCTGCTGATCGTGATGATCCCGTTCACCGTGCTGATCACCGGTACCTCGCTGGGCGTCGCCGGGGCCATCCCGCCGCTGGTGGTCGGTGCCACACCGTTCTTTGCCCGCCTGGTGGAAACCGCGCTGCGTGAAGTCGACCGCGGCATCATCGAGGCCACCCAGTCGATGGGCGCCAGCACCCGCCAGATCATCGTCAACGCCTTGCTGCCCGAGGCCCGTCCGGGCATCTTCGCGGCCATCACCGTTACTGCCATTACCCTGGTGTCGTACACCGCCATGGCCGGTGTGGTGGGCGCCGGTGGCCTGGGCGACCTGGCGATCCGCTTCGGTTATCAACGCTTCCAGACCGACGTGATGGTAGTCACCGTGGTCCTGCTGCTGGTACTGGTTCAAGTCCTGCAGAGCGTGGGCGACAAACTGGTTGTGCATTTTTCCCGTAAGTAA
- the ctaD gene encoding cytochrome c oxidase subunit I has protein sequence MSAVIDDHSHGHEHAHGPAKGLMRWVLTTNHKDIGTMYLWFSFMMFLLGGSFAMVIRAELFQPGLQIVQPEFFNQMTTMHGLVMVFGAVMPAFVGLANWMIPLMVGAPDMALPRMNNFSFWLLPAAFLLLVSTLFMPGGGPNFGWTFYAPLSTTYAPESVTFFIFAIHLMGISSIMGAINVIATILNLRAPGMTLMKMPLFVWTWLITAFLLIAVMPVLAGVVTMMLMDIHFGTSFFSAAGGGDPVLFQHVFWFFGHPEVYIMILPAFGAVSSIIPAFSRKPLFGYTSMVYATGAIAFLSFIVWAHHMFVVGIPVVGELFFMYATMLIAVPTGVKVFNWVSTMWEGSLTFETPMLFAIAFVILFTIGGFSGLMLAIAPADFQYHDTYFVVAHFHYVLVPGAIFGIFASAYYWLPKWTGHMYDETLGKLHFWLSFIGMNMAFFPMHFVGLAGMPRRIPDYNLQFADFNMISSIGAFTFGATQIFFLFIVIKCIRGGAPAPAKPWDGAEGLEWSVPSPAPYHTFQTPPEVK, from the coding sequence ATGAGCGCAGTGATCGACGACCACAGCCACGGTCATGAGCACGCCCACGGGCCGGCCAAGGGCCTGATGCGCTGGGTGCTGACCACCAACCACAAAGACATTGGCACCATGTACCTGTGGTTCAGTTTCATGATGTTCCTGCTGGGCGGCTCGTTCGCCATGGTGATCCGCGCCGAGCTGTTCCAGCCTGGCCTGCAGATCGTCCAGCCGGAGTTCTTCAACCAGATGACCACCATGCATGGTCTGGTGATGGTCTTCGGTGCGGTGATGCCGGCCTTCGTCGGCCTGGCCAACTGGATGATCCCGCTGATGGTCGGCGCGCCGGACATGGCTCTGCCACGGATGAACAACTTCAGCTTCTGGCTATTGCCCGCAGCGTTCCTGCTATTGGTATCGACCCTGTTCATGCCGGGCGGCGGGCCGAACTTCGGCTGGACCTTCTACGCCCCGCTCTCGACCACTTACGCACCGGAAAGCGTGACCTTCTTCATCTTCGCCATTCACCTCATGGGTATCAGTTCGATCATGGGCGCGATCAACGTCATCGCCACCATCCTCAACCTGCGCGCCCCGGGCATGACCCTGATGAAGATGCCGCTGTTCGTCTGGACCTGGCTGATCACCGCCTTCCTGCTGATCGCGGTGATGCCGGTACTGGCGGGTGTGGTGACCATGATGCTGATGGACATCCACTTCGGCACCAGCTTCTTCAGCGCCGCCGGCGGCGGTGACCCGGTGTTGTTCCAGCATGTGTTCTGGTTCTTCGGTCACCCCGAGGTGTACATCATGATCCTGCCGGCGTTCGGCGCGGTCAGTTCGATCATCCCGGCGTTCTCGCGCAAGCCGTTGTTTGGCTATACCTCGATGGTCTACGCCACCGGGGCGATTGCCTTCCTGTCGTTCATCGTCTGGGCTCACCACATGTTCGTGGTCGGCATTCCGGTGGTTGGCGAGCTGTTCTTCATGTACGCCACCATGCTGATCGCGGTGCCGACCGGGGTGAAGGTGTTCAACTGGGTCAGCACCATGTGGGAAGGCTCGCTGACCTTCGAAACACCGATGCTGTTCGCCATCGCCTTTGTCATCCTGTTCACCATCGGCGGCTTCTCCGGGCTGATGCTGGCCATTGCCCCGGCGGACTTCCAGTACCACGACACCTACTTCGTGGTTGCCCACTTCCACTATGTGCTGGTGCCCGGGGCGATCTTCGGCATCTTTGCCTCGGCCTACTATTGGCTGCCGAAGTGGACCGGGCATATGTACGACGAAACCCTGGGCAAGCTGCACTTCTGGTTGTCGTTCATTGGCATGAACATGGCCTTTTTCCCCATGCATTTTGTGGGGCTGGCGGGCATGCCGCGCAGGATTCCGGACTACAACCTGCAGTTCGCCGACTTCAACATGATCTCGTCGATTGGTGCCTTTACCTTCGGCGCCACGCAGATCTTCTTCCTGTTCATCGTCATCAAGTGCATTCGCGGTGGCGCCCCGGCGCCGGCCAAGCCCTGGGATGGCGCTGAAGGGCTGGAGTGGTCGGTGCCATCACCGGCGCCTTATCACACCTTCCAGACCCCACCGGAAGTGAAATGA
- a CDS encoding cytochrome c oxidase assembly protein: protein MSEGTSLKRLVWRLMLLTVVMFAFGFALVPIYDVMCKAFGINGKTGGQYEGTQVSDMNRTVKVQFMSTNASDMVWDFYSTADQIDVNPGAVNQMVFIARNPTDKPMSAQAIPSITPAEAAAYFHKTECFCFTQQVLQPGERIEMPVRFIVDRDLPKDVKHLTLAYTLFDITARHPPVAHLADPVAQGAR from the coding sequence ATGAGTGAAGGGACCTCGCTCAAGCGCCTGGTGTGGCGGCTGATGCTGCTGACCGTGGTGATGTTCGCCTTCGGCTTTGCCCTGGTGCCGATCTACGACGTGATGTGCAAAGCCTTCGGCATCAACGGCAAGACCGGCGGGCAGTATGAAGGCACCCAGGTCAGTGACATGAACCGCACGGTGAAGGTGCAGTTCATGTCGACCAACGCCAGCGACATGGTCTGGGATTTTTACTCCACCGCCGACCAGATCGACGTCAATCCGGGGGCGGTCAACCAGATGGTCTTCATTGCCCGTAATCCGACCGATAAACCCATGAGCGCCCAGGCCATCCCCAGCATCACCCCGGCCGAGGCGGCGGCGTATTTCCACAAGACCGAATGCTTCTGCTTTACCCAGCAGGTGCTGCAGCCGGGCGAGCGCATCGAAATGCCGGTGCGATTCATCGTCGACCGCGACCTGCCCAAAGATGTGAAACACCTGACGCTGGCTTACACGCTGTTCGATATCACCGCTCGCCACCCGCCGGTTGCACACCTGGCGGACCCGGTTGCACAGGGCGCCCGATAA
- a CDS encoding COX15/CtaA family protein — MARPGFRLAVFATVLALVVVLLGAYTRLTHAGLGCPDWPGCYGFISVPKSEAQLAHAQLHFPDTPVEAHKGRNEMLHRYFAGTLALVISLLAVKAWRRRGRDGQPLRLPLLLLGVVFAQAAFGMWTVTLKLWPQVVTAHLLGGFATLSLLFLLSLRLSRAFAPLPKLPLSVRRVAALGLLVVIGQIALGGWVSANYAAVACVDLPTCHGQWWPQADFANGFHLTQHIGPNYLGGQLDSDARTAIHMSHRLGALLVTAVMLTLSWKLYRHGLGKLAGWVLLALAVQVSLGISNVLLHLPLAVAVAHNAGGALLLLSMVLVNYRIRLVAQAKVRRVSQGWRLTPLASGGVVHYLGDNSWRRF; from the coding sequence ATGGCCAGACCCGGATTTCGCCTCGCCGTCTTCGCCACCGTGCTGGCACTGGTTGTCGTGTTGCTCGGTGCCTATACCCGCCTGACCCATGCCGGCCTTGGTTGCCCGGACTGGCCGGGCTGCTATGGCTTCATCAGCGTACCCAAGAGCGAAGCGCAGTTGGCCCATGCCCAGTTGCACTTCCCCGACACCCCGGTGGAGGCGCACAAGGGCCGCAACGAAATGCTCCATCGCTATTTTGCCGGCACCCTGGCCCTGGTGATCAGCCTGCTCGCCGTGAAGGCCTGGCGTCGCCGTGGCCGTGACGGCCAGCCACTAAGGCTGCCCCTGTTGTTGCTCGGCGTGGTGTTCGCCCAGGCAGCCTTCGGCATGTGGACGGTGACCCTCAAGCTCTGGCCGCAAGTGGTCACGGCGCATTTATTGGGCGGATTTGCCACCTTGAGCCTGTTATTCCTGCTCAGCCTGCGCCTGTCGCGGGCCTTTGCACCCTTGCCCAAACTGCCTTTGAGCGTGCGCCGGGTGGCGGCGCTGGGGTTACTGGTGGTGATCGGCCAGATCGCCCTGGGCGGCTGGGTCAGCGCCAACTACGCGGCCGTGGCCTGCGTTGATCTGCCCACTTGCCACGGCCAGTGGTGGCCGCAGGCAGACTTTGCCAACGGCTTTCACCTGACCCAGCACATCGGCCCCAATTACCTTGGCGGCCAACTCGACAGCGATGCCCGCACCGCGATTCACATGAGTCACCGCCTGGGTGCCTTGTTGGTGACCGCGGTCATGCTGACCCTGAGCTGGAAACTGTATCGCCATGGCCTGGGCAAGCTGGCCGGATGGGTGCTGCTGGCGCTGGCCGTGCAGGTGAGCCTGGGGATCAGCAACGTGCTGTTGCACTTGCCGCTGGCCGTGGCCGTAGCCCACAACGCCGGTGGCGCGCTGCTGTTGCTGAGCATGGTGCTGGTCAACTACCGCATCCGCCTGGTTGCCCAGGCCAAAGTCCGTCGGGTCAGCCAGGGTTGGCGCCTGACTCCGCTGGCCAGCGGTGGAGTCGTTCATTATCTGGGAGATAACTCATGGCGACGCTTCTAA
- a CDS encoding SURF1 family protein — protein MKRFHPGLVPTLVVLLLLPGLIALGCWQLGRAEQKRQLLQAYAERSASDAVGSAQLLQIDDPAYRRVHLYGQFDGQHSLLLDNRMRDGQVGVELLQPFLDQASGLWLLINRGWLPWPDRRIPVQFSTPEQPLSLDASVYVAPGATFQLHADPQGGSWPRLMTAIDAGSLWPQLGREGFVHELRLEPGPASYRLDWPVVALGPEKHLGYAVQWFALALALVLLYLYFGWHNNKEKQHGSRHKSTQHV, from the coding sequence GTGAAGCGCTTTCACCCAGGCCTCGTGCCGACCCTGGTGGTGCTGTTGCTGCTGCCGGGGTTGATTGCGCTCGGCTGCTGGCAGCTCGGGCGCGCTGAACAGAAACGCCAGCTACTGCAGGCCTACGCCGAGCGCAGCGCCAGCGATGCGGTGGGCAGCGCGCAGTTGCTGCAGATTGATGATCCGGCCTATCGCCGGGTGCACCTGTACGGCCAGTTCGATGGCCAACACAGCCTGCTGCTGGATAACCGCATGCGCGACGGCCAGGTTGGCGTTGAGCTGTTGCAACCCTTTCTCGATCAGGCCAGCGGCCTGTGGCTGTTGATCAATCGCGGCTGGCTGCCCTGGCCGGATCGACGCATCCCCGTGCAATTCAGCACCCCTGAGCAGCCGTTGAGCCTGGATGCCTCGGTGTACGTCGCACCGGGTGCGACCTTCCAGTTGCATGCCGATCCGCAGGGCGGGAGTTGGCCGCGGCTGATGACTGCCATCGACGCCGGCTCGCTGTGGCCGCAACTGGGCCGCGAAGGTTTTGTCCATGAATTGCGCCTGGAGCCAGGCCCTGCCAGCTACCGGCTGGACTGGCCAGTGGTGGCGCTGGGGCCGGAAAAACACCTGGGTTACGCCGTGCAGTGGTTCGCCCTGGCGTTGGCCCTGGTACTGCTCTACCTCTACTTCGGCTGGCATAACAACAAGGAGAAACAGCATGGGAGCCGTCACAAGTCCACTCAACATGTCTGA
- a CDS encoding twin transmembrane helix small protein — MLKAAIVLMLLATIASLFSGLIFLVKDDGQSTRLLKALTVRVTLAVLTLALVAWGFYSGQLVSHAPF, encoded by the coding sequence ATGCTCAAAGCCGCGATCGTCCTGATGCTGTTGGCGACCATCGCCAGCCTGTTCAGCGGCCTGATCTTTCTGGTCAAAGACGACGGGCAGTCGACTCGCCTGCTCAAAGCCCTGACTGTTCGCGTCACCCTGGCCGTCTTGACCCTGGCCCTGGTGGCCTGGGGCTTCTACAGCGGCCAGTTGGTGTCCCACGCGCCGTTCTGA
- the coxB gene encoding cytochrome c oxidase subunit II: MMRHPHVWMGLLLWSVFGQAHAAWTVNMAPGATEVSNAVFDLHMTIFWICVIIGLVVFGAMFWSMIIHRRSTGQQPAHFHEHTWVEIMWTVVPFLILVAMAIPATKTLIDIYDASESDVDIQVTGYQWKWHYKYLGQDVEFFSNLATPADQIHNKAPKDEHYLLEVDQPLVLPVGAKVRFLVTAADVIHSWWVPAFAVKRDAIPGFVNEAWTRVEKPGIYRGQCTELCGKDHGFMPVVVEVKSKADYDTWLGERKAEAAKLKELTSKEWTLQELVERGDKVYHTTCVACHQAEGQGLPPMFPALKGSKIATGPKQDHLSIVFHGKPGTAMAAFGKQLSEVDIAAVVTYERNAWGNNKGDMVTPKDVLAIKQAESK, translated from the coding sequence ATGATGCGACATCCACATGTCTGGATGGGCCTCCTGTTGTGGTCGGTATTCGGTCAGGCGCACGCCGCCTGGACCGTTAACATGGCGCCAGGGGCGACTGAAGTCAGCAACGCAGTGTTCGACCTGCACATGACCATTTTCTGGATCTGCGTGATCATCGGCCTGGTGGTCTTTGGCGCAATGTTCTGGTCGATGATCATTCACCGTCGCTCCACCGGCCAGCAGCCTGCGCATTTTCACGAGCACACCTGGGTCGAGATCATGTGGACGGTTGTGCCGTTCCTGATCCTGGTGGCCATGGCCATCCCGGCGACCAAGACTCTGATCGATATCTACGATGCCAGCGAGTCTGACGTCGATATCCAGGTCACCGGCTATCAGTGGAAGTGGCATTACAAATACCTGGGCCAGGATGTTGAATTCTTCAGCAACCTGGCCACCCCTGCCGATCAGATCCACAACAAAGCCCCCAAGGACGAGCACTACCTGCTCGAAGTCGACCAGCCGCTGGTGCTGCCGGTGGGCGCCAAGGTGCGCTTTCTGGTAACTGCCGCGGACGTTATCCACTCCTGGTGGGTACCGGCCTTCGCGGTCAAGCGTGATGCCATCCCCGGCTTCGTCAACGAAGCCTGGACCCGGGTCGAGAAGCCCGGCATCTACCGCGGCCAGTGCACCGAGCTGTGCGGCAAGGACCACGGTTTCATGCCGGTGGTGGTCGAGGTCAAGTCCAAGGCCGACTACGACACCTGGCTCGGCGAGCGCAAGGCCGAAGCCGCCAAGCTCAAGGAGCTGACCAGCAAGGAATGGACCCTGCAAGAGCTGGTCGAGCGCGGCGACAAGGTCTACCACACCACCTGCGTGGCCTGTCACCAGGCCGAAGGCCAGGGCTTGCCGCCAATGTTCCCGGCACTCAAGGGCTCGAAAATCGCCACCGGGCCGAAGCAAGACCACCTGAGCATCGTCTTCCACGGCAAGCCGGGCACGGCCATGGCTGCCTTCGGCAAACAGCTCTCGGAAGTCGATATCGCCGCTGTTGTGACCTATGAACGCAATGCCTGGGGCAACAACAAGGGCGACATGGTCACGCCAAAAGATGTGCTGGCGATCAAACAGGCTGAAAGCAAATGA